Proteins encoded in a region of the Phycisphaerae bacterium genome:
- a CDS encoding protein kinase: protein MAAEQLDPRDERIGRVLNEFLDRAQKGEAGCQEELIKANPDLADELREQFTMLRQVGRVSSGGPLGQAPDTPPPRDSLPGYEILSEIHRGGQGVVYRALQRATRREVAIKIMHEGPFAGWRDRARFDREIQVLGALRHPNIVNVHDSGTAAGSQFVVMDYIPGLPLDAWIRNAPRSIEQLLQLFVVICDAVNAAHVKGIIHRDLKPGNIRIDEEGRPHILDFGLAKVEGDDKETEIASGMTLAGQFVGSLPWSSPEQAQGLLDQVDTRTDVYALGVILYQMLTGTFPYQVVGPVRDVLNRIVSGELTRPSTVRREIDRDVEAIVLKCLRKEPHRRYQTAGELGHDIGRYLRGEAVAARSDSGLYVLGKMLLRHRVPVMVATAFAILVGVSLLASVSLWRQAVVERDRAILARLEQDRQRSRADAKAAEAEQARGIAERERTVAQEQAEQLRRVTYLNQIALARNAYEQKYLGQTRQLLDACPTNLRGWEWHYLYRLSRQPTSLDITADAKGVTALAIDRSGEQIITGGCDGIIRIWNVSTGAAIAHLTGHTDQINTLAFSHDRKWIASGGRDRTLRLWDAQTYAHRILQEGEQYINCAAFSPDGTGLVAGGQAKTLTFWTVPRGEILGTSAPHGNEVSCVAYDPDGKHVASGEYLNLSGGSGRIRIWEVASRKILKELPAHPGAVLSVAFSPDGKRIASGGGMAPTGRDARGTLKVLDATTGEELLSLRGHEGFVNAVAYSPDGKRLASAGTPRTPASGMESDLTLRIWDADTGEELNTYSAHDHGGQAVTWSPDSSRVFSGGMDGRLRAWPSTAPAEYRELRGHSGSVLRLAFSPDGKKLASAGGPGDTQGPTAQAADNAVRVWNLQSGSPIFVLTEHKDAILGLAWSPDGQRIASGSADRTLRVWNATTGARQMLLPNLLGSIRSAGFSPDNTLLVSTAGNLVTLRRLPDGQEFRQIPHASEPMTAVFSPNGHWLAIGLSDGDVAIRDPASGEQVRSITTGMSLSGAWFSPDATTIASAHRDGTISLWNISTGLRSATIRGPQRSVEWLDFSPDGRRLASCTTDMMLKIWDVASGSEVFSARAHNGPVTCVRFSPDGRTIATCGQDGLIKLWETQTDPDHPPAPTTMPATPPAATGPAR, encoded by the coding sequence ATGGCAGCCGAGCAGCTGGATCCCCGGGACGAACGGATCGGCCGCGTCCTGAACGAGTTCCTGGACCGCGCCCAGAAAGGCGAGGCCGGCTGCCAAGAGGAACTGATCAAGGCCAACCCCGACTTGGCCGACGAACTACGCGAGCAGTTCACCATGCTCCGCCAGGTCGGCCGGGTATCCTCCGGCGGGCCCCTCGGCCAGGCACCCGACACCCCCCCGCCACGCGATTCACTGCCCGGCTACGAGATCCTCAGCGAAATCCACCGCGGCGGACAAGGGGTCGTCTACCGAGCCCTCCAACGAGCGACGCGACGCGAGGTCGCGATCAAGATCATGCACGAGGGCCCGTTCGCCGGCTGGCGCGACCGGGCCCGCTTCGATCGCGAGATCCAGGTCCTGGGCGCCCTGAGGCACCCCAATATCGTCAACGTCCACGACAGCGGCACGGCGGCAGGAAGCCAGTTCGTGGTCATGGACTACATCCCCGGATTACCCCTCGACGCTTGGATCCGCAACGCCCCCCGATCCATCGAGCAGCTGCTCCAACTCTTCGTGGTCATCTGCGACGCAGTCAACGCCGCCCACGTCAAGGGTATCATCCATCGCGACCTCAAACCGGGTAACATCCGCATCGATGAGGAAGGACGACCGCACATCCTCGACTTCGGCCTGGCCAAGGTCGAGGGCGACGACAAGGAAACGGAAATCGCCTCGGGCATGACCCTGGCCGGCCAGTTCGTGGGCAGTCTGCCGTGGAGCAGCCCCGAACAGGCCCAGGGACTGCTCGATCAGGTCGATACGCGAACCGACGTCTATGCCCTCGGCGTGATCCTCTATCAGATGCTCACCGGCACATTCCCCTACCAGGTCGTCGGACCGGTGCGCGATGTACTCAACCGGATCGTCAGCGGCGAACTGACCCGGCCAAGCACCGTCCGCAGGGAGATCGACCGCGACGTCGAGGCGATCGTTCTCAAGTGCCTGCGAAAGGAACCCCATCGCCGATACCAAACCGCCGGAGAACTGGGACACGACATCGGGCGATACCTGCGCGGCGAGGCCGTCGCCGCCCGAAGCGACAGCGGGCTGTACGTCCTGGGCAAGATGCTGCTCCGCCATCGCGTACCCGTCATGGTGGCCACAGCCTTTGCCATCCTGGTCGGAGTCTCCCTGCTGGCATCAGTCTCCCTCTGGCGGCAAGCAGTGGTCGAACGTGACCGAGCCATCCTCGCCCGGCTGGAACAGGATCGGCAACGCAGCCGCGCCGATGCCAAGGCCGCCGAGGCCGAACAGGCCCGTGGAATCGCCGAACGCGAACGAACCGTCGCCCAGGAACAGGCCGAACAGCTTCGCCGTGTCACCTACCTCAACCAGATCGCCCTCGCCCGAAACGCCTACGAGCAAAAGTACCTCGGCCAGACCCGGCAATTGCTCGATGCCTGCCCCACCAACCTGCGCGGTTGGGAATGGCATTACCTGTATCGGCTCTCCAGGCAGCCCACCTCCCTCGACATCACCGCCGACGCGAAAGGCGTGACCGCCCTGGCCATCGACCGCAGCGGTGAACAGATCATCACCGGAGGATGCGACGGAATCATCAGGATCTGGAACGTATCCACCGGTGCGGCCATCGCTCATCTCACCGGCCACACCGACCAGATCAACACCCTCGCCTTCAGCCATGACCGCAAGTGGATCGCGTCGGGCGGCCGCGATCGAACCCTGCGGCTGTGGGACGCCCAAACCTATGCCCACCGCATCCTGCAAGAGGGAGAACAGTACATCAACTGCGCAGCGTTCAGCCCGGACGGAACCGGCCTGGTCGCCGGAGGACAGGCCAAGACGTTGACTTTCTGGACCGTGCCCCGCGGGGAAATCCTCGGCACCTCCGCCCCTCACGGCAACGAAGTCTCCTGCGTCGCCTACGACCCCGACGGGAAGCACGTGGCATCCGGCGAGTACCTGAACCTGTCCGGCGGCAGCGGCAGAATCAGAATCTGGGAGGTTGCTTCTAGAAAGATCTTAAAGGAGCTCCCGGCTCATCCCGGCGCGGTTCTGTCCGTTGCATTCAGCCCGGACGGTAAACGCATCGCCTCCGGCGGGGGTATGGCCCCAACCGGCCGCGACGCACGCGGCACATTGAAGGTGCTCGACGCCACCACCGGAGAGGAACTCCTCTCGCTTCGCGGCCACGAGGGCTTCGTCAACGCCGTAGCCTATAGTCCCGACGGCAAACGGCTCGCCTCCGCCGGAACCCCGCGCACACCGGCATCCGGCATGGAATCGGATCTCACCTTGAGAATCTGGGACGCGGACACCGGAGAGGAACTGAACACCTACTCGGCCCACGATCACGGAGGACAGGCCGTCACCTGGAGCCCCGATTCAAGCCGGGTCTTCTCGGGCGGCATGGACGGACGACTCAGGGCCTGGCCCAGCACCGCTCCGGCTGAGTATCGCGAACTGCGCGGCCATTCCGGCTCCGTGCTCCGGCTCGCCTTCAGCCCGGACGGAAAAAAACTCGCCTCCGCCGGCGGACCAGGCGACACGCAGGGCCCGACCGCCCAGGCCGCCGATAACGCCGTCCGCGTCTGGAACCTGCAATCCGGCTCCCCCATCTTCGTCCTCACCGAACACAAGGACGCCATCCTCGGACTCGCCTGGAGCCCAGACGGCCAACGCATCGCATCGGGTAGCGCCGACCGAACCCTCCGCGTCTGGAATGCCACCACCGGCGCGAGACAAATGCTCCTTCCCAACCTCCTCGGCAGCATCCGCAGCGCTGGATTCAGCCCGGACAACACCCTCCTCGTCAGTACCGCCGGCAACCTCGTCACCCTCCGACGACTCCCCGATGGACAGGAGTTCCGGCAGATCCCCCACGCCAGCGAGCCCATGACCGCCGTCTTCAGCCCCAACGGCCACTGGCTCGCGATCGGCTTGTCCGACGGAGACGTCGCCATCCGCGATCCGGCCTCCGGAGAACAGGTACGCTCCATCACCACCGGCATGAGCCTGAGCGGCGCCTGGTTCAGCCCCGACGCGACGACGATCGCCAGCGCTCATCGCGACGGCACCATCTCCCTTTGGAACATCTCCACCGGCCTGCGAAGCGCAACCATCAGAGGACCCCAGCGGTCCGTCGAGTGGCTCGATTTCAGCCCCGACGGCCGACGACTGGCCTCCTGCACCACCGACATGATGCTCAAAATCTGGGACGTCGCCAGCGGAAGCGAAGTGTTCAGCGCCCGAGCCCACAACGGCCCCGTCACCTGCGTGAGGTTCAGCCCGGACGGCCGGACGATCGCTACCTGTGGACAAGACGGGCTGATCAAGCTGTGGGAAACCCAAACCGACCCGGACCATCCGCCCGCACCGACCACCATGCCCGCAACCCCACCGGCCGCAACCGGCCCGGCTCGATAA
- a CDS encoding sigma-70 family RNA polymerase sigma factor, whose product MEDARFRELLTEAKAGKTAAMDALLVASFDPLRATIAQQMGSALAKAQLEPEDIIQETYAACWASLANADFNGFQPFLAWLRQIAENKLIDIQRALLAEKRDVRRQVSAWGVQSGSYVNLLDAVTSPLSTPSRGAARSEGLAVLMVRLQQLPEDYRQIIVWRLIEGLPVAEVATRLSRSEAAVHMLFHRALKQLRNLMGAPSNYLSQA is encoded by the coding sequence ATGGAAGACGCACGATTCAGGGAATTGCTCACCGAGGCCAAAGCCGGGAAAACGGCCGCCATGGATGCCCTGCTCGTCGCCAGCTTCGATCCCCTCCGGGCAACTATAGCTCAACAGATGGGCTCAGCCCTAGCCAAGGCCCAACTCGAACCTGAGGACATCATCCAGGAAACCTACGCGGCCTGCTGGGCCAGCCTGGCCAACGCAGACTTCAATGGATTCCAGCCCTTCCTGGCTTGGCTGCGACAGATCGCCGAAAACAAGCTGATCGATATCCAACGAGCCTTGTTGGCCGAGAAACGTGATGTCCGCCGACAAGTATCTGCATGGGGTGTCCAGAGTGGATCGTACGTAAACCTTTTGGACGCAGTAACTTCGCCACTTTCAACCCCGAGCCGAGGAGCCGCCCGAAGCGAGGGATTGGCCGTCCTCATGGTCCGGCTCCAGCAGCTCCCCGAAGACTATCGCCAAATCATCGTCTGGCGCCTGATCGAGGGCCTGCCCGTCGCAGAAGTCGCCACCCGCCTCAGCCGCAGCGAAGCTGCTGTCCATATGCTCTTTCATCGAGCCCTCAAGCAGCTCCGCAACCTGATGGGAGCCCCCTCCAACTACTTGAGCCAGGCTTGA